The uncultured Desulfuromonas sp. genome contains the following window.
GTATACAGCCCGGCTGGTTGCAGATTCAGATTATTGTTGGTGATTGGTGAAACGGTAGCCGCGACCACGCACGGTGAGAAAATAGCGGGGATGGGAGGGGCGTTGTTCAAAGTATTTGCGCAGCCGGACAATGAAGTTGTCCAGGGTCCGGGTCTCAGTATCCGGTGCCATGCCCCACACCGATTTGAGTAGAAACGCCCGGCTTAAAATGTCGCCCTCATTGTCGATGAACAGGCGCAGCATTTTCAGTTCCAGTTCGGTCAGGGTCTGTTGGTTGAGGCCTTCCGCATCGGTTAATTGGCCGGTTGTCAGGTCAACATCATACTGGCCGAGGTGATAGCTGTTCTGGCGCTGGGTTGCTGGTCGATACCAGGCCTGACGGCGCAACATACCGGCAACACGCAGCAGCAACTCATCGAGGCTGAACGGCTTGCCCAGGTAGTCATCGGCACCTTCACCCAGTCCGGCAACCCGGTCCTGTTCGCGGTTCATGGCCGTGAGCATCAGCACAGGAAGTTGCGGGTCGGTGTGACGAATGTGGCGGCAGATCTCCAAACCGTCGATCTTCCCCGGCAACATGCGGTCAAGAATGGCCAGAGAAAAAGATTCCTTGTCCAGGCTGTGCAACGCTTCTTCGCCGGTGACGGCATGGATGACTTGATACCCTTCCTGCTGCAAGTTGAAAATCAGCCCTTGGGCAATATGCTGTTCATCCTCCACCAACAGGATGCGGATGGTGTCATCGCTCATGCGTCTTTCTCCGTAACCCGTTGCGGCAGAATGATGTGAAAGGTTGTCCCTTTGCCTGGACCATGGCTGTGCAGCATGATCTGGCCTTTATGACGTTTGACCAGAGCGCGGACAATGAACAGGCCCAATCCGGAGCCCTTGACATGGCTGTCCTCGCGATGCAGGCGGTAAAACAGGCGAAATACCTTGTGTTGTTCACTGGCGGCAATGCCGCGGCCCTGATCGCGCACCAACAAATGGCAGCGTTGGTGGGAGGCTTTAAGCTCGACGCTGATTTTGGCCGGTGGATCGGAATAGAGTACGGCATTTTCCAGCAGATTGCGCAGAACCATGGAGAATGAATCGGGTTCGATATTGGCATGAATATCCGGAGCAATTTCGCAATTGAGCTGCAGTGAGTCATCTTGGGTGTTGCGCCATTGGCGCATGTAGTCGTCAAGAAATTCAGACAGGTTGCACTGCCGCAGAGTCAGACGCCAACGGCTCTGTTCCAGGCGGTTGGCCGTGATCATTTTATTGATCAGGCTGTTGAGCCGCTCGGTATCAGCCAGCATGGTGTCGATAAATTCGTCGAGCTGTTCCTCTGCCGGGTGGTGGCGGCGGATGGTTTCCAAGTGCAGTTGGACAGACGCTACCGGCGACTTGAGCTCATGGGTAACTTGGGAAACAAAACTTTTTTGTTCGCGGTTGAGGGCCAGCTGGCGACGCCAGTAAAGAAAAATGACATAGACCCCGGCGAGAATAACGAACAACAGCAGCAATCCCTCGGTGAGGATGACCCAGTCAATGCCGGGTTGCAACAGTTCCGGGCTGTATTTTTCGGCAATGCTGCGCAAGCGGCGGTGACTGCCGAGAAACCAGTAAATCCAGAACACGACCACGACAATCCAGGTGAACTGGATGGCGATAAAAGCCAGTAACGGATTGATGGAAGGGCGTTGGAGCTTCATGACATTGGTTTACCATTGTTGTTTTAGAGAATACAAGCGCAAAGCGTGGGAGCTTTTACACAAGTATTACATTGGGATAACGCCCGCTTCTGCTAGCATGGCGCTCTAAAGTTGGCGAAATGATAAATTGTAAATAGGCTTAAGACAAAAACAGGATTCAAGCACTATGAAATCTTTGACCATTGGCAAACATACGGTACCTTATCCTCTGATCCAG
Protein-coding sequences here:
- a CDS encoding response regulator transcription factor, encoding MSDDTIRILLVEDEQHIAQGLIFNLQQEGYQVIHAVTGEEALHSLDKESFSLAILDRMLPGKIDGLEICRHIRHTDPQLPVLMLTAMNREQDRVAGLGEGADDYLGKPFSLDELLLRVAGMLRRQAWYRPATQRQNSYHLGQYDVDLTTGQLTDAEGLNQQTLTELELKMLRLFIDNEGDILSRAFLLKSVWGMAPDTETRTLDNFIVRLRKYFEQRPSHPRYFLTVRGRGYRFTNHQQ
- a CDS encoding HAMP domain-containing sensor histidine kinase, with product MKLQRPSINPLLAFIAIQFTWIVVVVFWIYWFLGSHRRLRSIAEKYSPELLQPGIDWVILTEGLLLLFVILAGVYVIFLYWRRQLALNREQKSFVSQVTHELKSPVASVQLHLETIRRHHPAEEQLDEFIDTMLADTERLNSLINKMITANRLEQSRWRLTLRQCNLSEFLDDYMRQWRNTQDDSLQLNCEIAPDIHANIEPDSFSMVLRNLLENAVLYSDPPAKISVELKASHQRCHLLVRDQGRGIAASEQHKVFRLFYRLHREDSHVKGSGLGLFIVRALVKRHKGQIMLHSHGPGKGTTFHIILPQRVTEKDA